A genomic stretch from Lathyrus oleraceus cultivar Zhongwan6 chromosome 2, CAAS_Psat_ZW6_1.0, whole genome shotgun sequence includes:
- the LOC127117838 gene encoding uncharacterized protein LOC127117838 isoform X2 has translation MKTCSKSQHTLSISAAPEFFAGDAGAPNQQQNTSSKETSMEEGVKRWVVDISKWDPLPHQFSIALSLLPPQQHSSVTRFFKTQDQKRALISRMLQYALLHDLIKSNNPFLFTIKTTSQGKPFLDLQDYDKLGITFPNFNFNVSHHGDYVAIASEPLCLVGIDIVSFDIPHGETVADFIHSFESYFSSLEWDNILNAPTSNHVLIQFYRYWSLKEAYVKAMGSGLIEGLNKVEFSHTNWTNISATMDGKLMDLWRFWLIELGERHCVAIARGPPKSADISYISTLKKVDFTEHEYNTGSSLLNLVDYL, from the exons ATGAAAACATGTTCCAAATCTCAACACACCCTCTCCATCTCCGCCGCGCCGGAATTCTTCGCCGGCGACGCTGGAGCCCCTAACCAACAACAAAACACCTCATCAAAAGAAACAAGTATGGAGGAAGGAGTGAAGAGATGGGTGGTAGACATATCAAAGTGGGACCCACTACCCCATCAATTCTCCATCGCCCTCTCCCTCCTTCCTCCCCAACAACACTCCTCCGTTACCAG GTTTTTTAAAACTCAAGACCAAAAACGTGCACTTATCAGCAGAATGCTTCAATACGCACTTCTACACGATCTCATCAAAAGCAATAACCCTTTCTTATTCACCATTAAAACTACTTCACAAGGCAAACCATTCTTGGATTTACAG GATTATGATAAATTGGGTATTACATTCCCAAATTTTAATTTCAATGTCTCTCATCATGGCGACTACGTCGCCATTGCATCTGAACCTTTATGTCTTGTGGGGATTGACATTGTCTCCTTTGATATACCTCATGGAGAAACAGTTGCAGACTTCATTCACTCTTTTGAATCATATTTTTCATCTTTGGAATGGGATAATATACTCAATGCTCCCACTTCCAATCATGTATTAATTCAATTTTACAG GTATTGGAGCCTAAAGGAAGCATATGTTAAAGCCATGGGGAGTGGACTTATTGAAGGGTTGAACAAAGTGGAGTTTTCTCACACAAACTGGACTAATATATCAGCTACAATGGATGGGAAGTTAATGGATTTGTGGAGATTTTGGTTGATTGAACTTGGTGAACGACACTGT GTGGCGATTGCGAGAGGTCCTCCAAAATCAGCTGATATTAGTTACATATCAACATTGAAGAAAGTAGACTTTACTGAACACGAATATAATACAG
- the LOC127117838 gene encoding uncharacterized protein LOC127117838 isoform X1, with protein sequence MKTCSKSQHTLSISAAPEFFAGDAGAPNQQQNTSSKETSMEEGVKRWVVDISKWDPLPHQFSIALSLLPPQQHSSVTRFFKTQDQKRALISRMLQYALLHDLIKSNNPFLFTIKTTSQGKPFLDLQDYDKLGITFPNFNFNVSHHGDYVAIASEPLCLVGIDIVSFDIPHGETVADFIHSFESYFSSLEWDNILNAPTSNHVLIQFYRYWSLKEAYVKAMGSGLIEGLNKVEFSHTNWTNISATMDGKLMDLWRFWLIELGERHCVAIARGPPKSADISYISTLKKVDFTEHEYNTGLHLPNVDFVELSVEQLVSILQKAFDCENRGSSLLNLVDYL encoded by the exons ATGAAAACATGTTCCAAATCTCAACACACCCTCTCCATCTCCGCCGCGCCGGAATTCTTCGCCGGCGACGCTGGAGCCCCTAACCAACAACAAAACACCTCATCAAAAGAAACAAGTATGGAGGAAGGAGTGAAGAGATGGGTGGTAGACATATCAAAGTGGGACCCACTACCCCATCAATTCTCCATCGCCCTCTCCCTCCTTCCTCCCCAACAACACTCCTCCGTTACCAG GTTTTTTAAAACTCAAGACCAAAAACGTGCACTTATCAGCAGAATGCTTCAATACGCACTTCTACACGATCTCATCAAAAGCAATAACCCTTTCTTATTCACCATTAAAACTACTTCACAAGGCAAACCATTCTTGGATTTACAG GATTATGATAAATTGGGTATTACATTCCCAAATTTTAATTTCAATGTCTCTCATCATGGCGACTACGTCGCCATTGCATCTGAACCTTTATGTCTTGTGGGGATTGACATTGTCTCCTTTGATATACCTCATGGAGAAACAGTTGCAGACTTCATTCACTCTTTTGAATCATATTTTTCATCTTTGGAATGGGATAATATACTCAATGCTCCCACTTCCAATCATGTATTAATTCAATTTTACAG GTATTGGAGCCTAAAGGAAGCATATGTTAAAGCCATGGGGAGTGGACTTATTGAAGGGTTGAACAAAGTGGAGTTTTCTCACACAAACTGGACTAATATATCAGCTACAATGGATGGGAAGTTAATGGATTTGTGGAGATTTTGGTTGATTGAACTTGGTGAACGACACTGT GTGGCGATTGCGAGAGGTCCTCCAAAATCAGCTGATATTAGTTACATATCAACATTGAAGAAAGTAGACTTTACTGAACACGAATATAATACAGGTCTTCATCTTCCAAATGTAGACTTTGTGGAACTAAGTGTAGAACAACTTGTTTCAATTTTACAGAAAGCATTTGATTGTGAGAATAGAG